In Persicimonas caeni, a single window of DNA contains:
- a CDS encoding tetratricopeptide repeat protein, with translation MSPHRRKPDVEASTRATRLAIPDHALAALEYQARRHYRRWWLDEAERLARMVVRFDVGRPGAWFVLGDIEMRRMNWERAFGHFQQAVDCRRGDSMAWCRGAEALYRMGELERAEDWARHAVSLEPPGGNPGAKRAKRFLNRHRADFEKSRLQEADASAAPTQKLEAFTTRPQPEHPANIHSLEDYRSTSAE, from the coding sequence GTGAGCCCGCATCGCCGCAAGCCAGATGTTGAAGCTAGTACAAGGGCGACTCGCCTGGCCATCCCCGACCACGCGCTCGCCGCGCTCGAGTACCAGGCGCGGCGGCACTACCGGCGTTGGTGGCTCGACGAGGCCGAGCGTCTGGCGCGCATGGTGGTGCGCTTCGACGTCGGCCGGCCCGGCGCCTGGTTTGTGCTGGGTGATATCGAGATGCGCCGGATGAACTGGGAGCGCGCATTCGGGCATTTCCAGCAGGCGGTAGACTGTCGTCGTGGCGACTCGATGGCCTGGTGCCGTGGTGCCGAGGCGCTCTATCGAATGGGTGAGCTCGAGCGCGCCGAGGATTGGGCTCGGCATGCGGTTTCGCTCGAGCCGCCCGGCGGCAATCCGGGGGCGAAGCGCGCCAAGAGGTTCTTGAACCGGCATCGCGCCGACTTCGAGAAGTCGCGCCTCCAGGAAGCTGACGCCAGTGCGGCTCCCACCCAGAAGCTCGAAGCGTTCACCACGCGGCCACAGCCCGAGCACCCGGCGAACATTCACTCGTTGGAGGACTATCGCAGCACGTCGGCGGAGTGA
- a CDS encoding lysophospholipid acyltransferase family protein, which yields MKPQYLFHWLAHRAGWNLCWLGAKLRWKLQYEYDEPFPQDGPVLLLSNHTSVFDPVWVAWGGWRPMHYMASQQLFRFKAFGALIGSLGAFPKIKNMHDPEANATLERLYRDGRPIVLFPEGARTWDGRLGKLRPGIGRLIKRLNARVVTARVTTGHLHRPRWAPHRRHVPVHVRYSAPRTFPPEMSAHEITAAIADAIRIDPGEIRAPEGSWGERLAEGLPDYLWACPSCFALEALSVHHTDRDCIMCGECDARWRVDVHNRMHPIGGRAQETAVHRAAMALEAHFGNPPVADPEAFEKEGVVLQSPNMQIGAVPRGSRQLEPVAHGPATLYEDRLECHSPGRQPWTLPLDEVKAVSVEVQSVLQVRTQDRLYQLEPQGESNIKWSHFLRPWNRLARGKELGVKSRSVHR from the coding sequence GTGAAACCACAATATCTCTTTCATTGGCTAGCGCATCGAGCAGGATGGAACCTCTGTTGGCTCGGGGCGAAGCTCCGATGGAAGCTGCAATACGAGTACGACGAGCCATTCCCCCAAGATGGCCCCGTGCTTCTGCTCAGTAATCATACCTCCGTGTTCGACCCGGTCTGGGTCGCCTGGGGCGGGTGGCGCCCGATGCACTACATGGCCAGTCAGCAGCTGTTTCGCTTCAAGGCATTCGGAGCGCTGATTGGTTCTCTGGGGGCCTTCCCCAAGATCAAGAATATGCACGACCCGGAGGCCAACGCGACGCTCGAGCGGCTGTACCGAGACGGGCGACCGATCGTGCTCTTTCCGGAGGGTGCGCGCACCTGGGACGGCCGCTTGGGCAAGCTTCGACCGGGCATCGGTCGGCTGATCAAGCGTCTGAACGCTCGGGTGGTGACGGCTCGCGTCACGACTGGCCACCTGCACCGTCCGCGTTGGGCGCCACATCGGCGCCACGTTCCCGTCCACGTGCGTTATTCGGCGCCGCGGACCTTCCCGCCAGAGATGAGCGCCCACGAAATCACCGCCGCGATTGCGGACGCCATCCGGATCGACCCGGGCGAAATCCGGGCACCGGAGGGCAGCTGGGGTGAGCGGCTGGCCGAGGGACTCCCGGACTATTTGTGGGCCTGCCCATCGTGCTTCGCGCTCGAGGCGCTGAGCGTGCACCACACTGATCGCGACTGCATCATGTGCGGTGAGTGCGATGCCCGCTGGCGCGTCGATGTGCACAACCGGATGCACCCGATCGGCGGTAGGGCGCAGGAGACCGCCGTCCATCGTGCTGCCATGGCGCTCGAAGCGCATTTCGGCAACCCGCCGGTTGCAGATCCAGAGGCGTTCGAAAAGGAGGGGGTCGTCCTCCAGAGCCCGAACATGCAGATCGGAGCCGTCCCTCGGGGAAGTCGCCAACTCGAACCCGTCGCCCATGGTCCCGCGACCCTCTACGAAGACCGCCTCGAATGCCATTCCCCCGGTCGCCAGCCGTGGACGTTGCCTCTCGACGAGGTGAAAGCCGTGTCCGTCGAGGTCCAGAGCGTTCTTCAAGTGCGCACGCAAGATCGTCTGTACCAATTGGAGCCCCAGGGCGAGAGCAACATCAAGTGGTCGCATTTCCTTCGACCTTGGAATCGCCTGGCGCGTGGAAAGGAGCTCGGAGTCAAGTCGCGATCCGTGCATCGTTGA
- a CDS encoding choice-of-anchor D domain-containing protein — protein sequence MQSLTRNIRLAALLVLSVALVGLSACSDDDSTNNNIGEGGGGRIMVQPISVTFSRLELGTTETREVTIWNIHDSESLRLNDINLEAREGGSIDDLSLQNAPEAGTLIAPGESVKMQVEFTARGQANAGVIKIVSSDTDYTKDEPYTLDVDTLANRPELVVEPETVRFPRLSPPDSADQVLEIRNYGSAPLVIHRVSYSGGSDFRIEEPQGEIVLEPYDSSAVEESPDTYLLDIPVHYAPQGGGGDSGEILIESNDTRGDTNEDGRGVYIVDVRANAQSPCILVDGTTRHFGQVPIGGESTDVVSVTNCGSETLEISGIELSENTADNEFALDLGSWDVNGDDQLDDVVEIEPGERETFQIDYGPIQVGSDTGKALILSNDPAQSSLELELVGRGSDGQCPEAVLTAKVRGVSAAPRPTVSAAPLDYIILDASNSDDPDGRVVDYEWTPLELPDGAQDTLGPTAEDPTDDDPSRREFRALLAGTYKYAVDVIDNEGFRSCEQAVATIVATPNEKIHVELTWTNPEDPDESDDSGSDVDVHLVKMGPGQWFKSPYDIYFRNPNSGSGGDSGIWNPESPSLDIDDTDGGGPENIQMDDPADCEWYAVGVHYYRQLFGTAYATVRIYVNGNPVYEQINKPLQRGGQFWDVARIHWNQGVVTVQDVNTVMPAAPIGDEPEVTDGMRTLDGQNNPRYCTSQGLY from the coding sequence ATGCAGTCTCTGACGCGCAACATCCGATTGGCCGCGCTCCTCGTGCTGAGCGTCGCGTTGGTAGGCTTGTCGGCCTGCAGCGACGACGACAGCACGAATAACAATATTGGTGAGGGCGGCGGCGGACGAATCATGGTCCAGCCGATCAGCGTGACCTTCTCGCGATTGGAACTCGGCACGACCGAGACCCGAGAGGTCACCATCTGGAATATCCATGACTCGGAGAGCCTGCGGCTCAACGACATCAACCTCGAAGCACGCGAGGGCGGCTCGATCGACGACTTGTCGCTGCAGAATGCCCCGGAGGCCGGAACGCTCATCGCGCCGGGCGAATCGGTCAAGATGCAAGTCGAGTTCACCGCTCGAGGCCAGGCCAACGCCGGCGTCATCAAGATCGTGAGCAGTGACACCGACTACACCAAAGACGAGCCGTATACGCTCGACGTGGACACGTTGGCGAACCGACCAGAGTTGGTGGTCGAGCCGGAGACGGTGCGCTTCCCGCGCCTTTCACCGCCGGACAGCGCCGATCAGGTGCTCGAGATTCGCAATTACGGCTCCGCGCCGCTGGTCATCCACCGAGTCTCATACTCCGGCGGTAGCGACTTTCGCATCGAAGAACCCCAGGGCGAGATCGTTCTCGAGCCGTACGACAGCAGCGCAGTCGAAGAGAGCCCCGATACTTATTTGCTCGACATCCCCGTGCACTATGCGCCGCAAGGCGGGGGCGGGGACAGCGGCGAGATTCTCATCGAGTCGAATGACACCCGTGGCGACACCAACGAGGACGGCCGAGGCGTCTATATCGTCGACGTGCGCGCCAACGCGCAGTCGCCGTGCATCTTGGTCGACGGCACGACCCGTCATTTCGGCCAGGTCCCCATCGGCGGTGAGTCCACCGACGTGGTCAGCGTGACCAACTGTGGTTCGGAGACCCTCGAGATCAGTGGTATCGAATTGTCCGAGAACACCGCGGACAATGAATTTGCTCTCGACCTCGGTAGCTGGGACGTCAACGGCGACGACCAGCTCGACGACGTGGTCGAGATCGAGCCCGGTGAGCGCGAGACCTTCCAGATCGACTACGGCCCCATTCAAGTCGGCAGCGACACTGGCAAGGCGCTCATTTTGAGCAACGACCCCGCCCAGTCGAGCCTCGAACTCGAGTTGGTGGGGCGCGGCTCCGACGGCCAATGTCCCGAAGCGGTTTTGACTGCCAAGGTCCGCGGCGTGAGTGCGGCTCCCCGCCCGACGGTGAGCGCAGCGCCGCTCGACTATATCATCTTGGACGCCTCCAATAGTGACGACCCGGATGGCCGCGTGGTCGACTACGAGTGGACCCCCCTGGAGCTGCCCGACGGGGCGCAGGACACGCTCGGGCCGACCGCCGAGGACCCCACCGATGATGATCCGTCGCGGCGCGAGTTCCGTGCGCTGCTCGCCGGAACGTACAAGTACGCCGTCGACGTCATCGATAACGAGGGCTTCCGTTCGTGCGAGCAGGCCGTGGCGACGATTGTGGCCACGCCCAACGAAAAGATTCACGTCGAGTTGACCTGGACCAACCCCGAAGATCCCGACGAGTCGGACGACAGCGGCAGCGACGTCGACGTCCACCTGGTCAAGATGGGACCGGGGCAGTGGTTCAAGTCGCCGTACGACATCTATTTCCGCAACCCGAATAGCGGCTCGGGCGGTGACTCCGGAATCTGGAACCCGGAGAGCCCCAGCCTCGATATCGACGATACCGACGGCGGTGGTCCCGAGAATATCCAAATGGACGATCCGGCCGACTGCGAGTGGTATGCGGTGGGGGTGCATTATTACCGACAACTCTTCGGTACGGCTTATGCCACCGTGCGCATCTACGTGAACGGCAACCCGGTCTACGAGCAGATCAACAAGCCGCTGCAGCGCGGCGGTCAGTTCTGG
- a CDS encoding tetratricopeptide repeat protein, producing the protein MEATTREANEEVETLIGEFASRVLEGKSAADLFGVDEDFVFDVVDRAYNLYLNKSYEKAEVLLRGATALDETQSYPFLLLGDVLLQRGYFADAAEVLSKAEALESESAEVAAKLGEAQVQAGQEEAAMVTLRRAMELLDDDSVHRPRTEALLNMASDRTAAQVDAKGDQS; encoded by the coding sequence ATGGAAGCAACAACTCGGGAAGCAAATGAGGAAGTCGAAACTCTCATCGGAGAGTTCGCGAGCCGCGTACTTGAAGGCAAGAGCGCTGCTGATTTGTTCGGTGTTGACGAAGACTTCGTATTTGACGTCGTCGATCGCGCCTACAACCTCTATCTCAATAAGAGCTATGAAAAGGCCGAAGTGCTACTCCGCGGCGCAACGGCGCTGGATGAGACACAGAGCTATCCGTTCTTGTTGCTTGGTGACGTTCTGCTGCAACGGGGATACTTCGCCGACGCAGCCGAGGTACTGAGTAAAGCGGAGGCGTTGGAGTCCGAGTCAGCAGAAGTGGCAGCAAAACTCGGTGAGGCTCAAGTGCAGGCCGGACAGGAGGAAGCGGCGATGGTGACTTTGCGGCGCGCAATGGAGCTACTCGACGATGACTCCGTGCACCGACCCCGGACGGAGGCGCTGCTGAACATGGCCAGCGACCGCACTGCAGCTCAAGTCGATGCAAAAGGTGATCAGTCGTGA